A window of Solanum stenotomum isolate F172 chromosome 3, ASM1918654v1, whole genome shotgun sequence contains these coding sequences:
- the LOC125858723 gene encoding 11-beta-hydroxysteroid dehydrogenase A-like, which translates to MMILDLIHKFLNLVAPPFTLFALLFLLPPYQFIKYILSILSTVYSEDVAGKVVVITGASSGIGEHLAYEYARRGACLTIAARREKSVSEVAERALDLGAPDVLVIPADVSKVEDCRRIADRTISNFGRLDHLVNNAGVIAVALFEEIEDITNFRSILDINFWGSIYMTKFAIPYLRRSEGRIIVLSSAASWIPAPRMSLYAASKAAMTLFFEALRIEFGRDIKITLVTPGYVESEMTQGKFIDKTGKVDVDPKMRDVQVSIIPVVKVEECAKAIVNGACHGELSSSGTSLEDALSKKILDYTGIKKVLYPENIWELESKIK; encoded by the exons ATGATGATATTGGACCTAATTCACAAATTTCTCAACTTAGTAGCTCCTCCATTTACCTTGTTTgctttgttgtttttgttgccACCTTATCAATTCATCAAGTACATCTTGTCAATATTGAGCACAGTTTACAGTGAGGATGTTGCTGGCAAGGTTGTTGTCATTACTGGGGCTTCCTCAGGCATCGGCGAG CATTTGGCCTATGAATACGCGAGAAGAGGTGCATGCTTAACCATTGCAGCCAGAAGAGAGAAGAGTGTAAGTGAAGTAGCCGAAAGGGCACTTGATCTAGGTGCCCCGGATGTTTTAGTCATTCCAGCTGATGTTTCAAAAGTTGAAGACTGTAGAAGGATTGCTGATAGAACTATAAGTAACTTTGGACGAC TGGATCATCTGGTTAATAATGCTGGCGTGATTGCAGTTGCTTTGTTTGAAGAAATAGAAGACATCACTAACTTTAGATCCATCTtg GACATCAACTTCTGGGGTTCAATTTACATGACAAAGTTTGCGATTCCTTACCTGAGACGTAGCGAAGGTAGAATCATTGTGCTTTCTTCTGCAGCATCTTGGATTCCTGCTCCAAGAATGAGCCTTTATGCT GCAAGCAAAGCAGCGATGACCCTGTTTTTTGAGGCGTTAAGGATTGAATTTGGACGGGACATCAAAATAACATTGGTCACACCTGGCTATGTTGAATCAGAAATGACACAAGGGAAATTCATAGACAAGACTGGCAAAGTAGATGTTGATCCTAAAATGAGGGAT GTTCAAGTGAGCATAATCCCTGTGGTGAAAGTAGAAGAATGTGCCAAGGCCATTGTGAATGGTGCTTGTCACGGAGAG CTTAGCAGTTCAGGAACGTCGCTAGAGGATGCTTTAAGCAAGAAAATATTGGATTATACTGGTATTAAAAAAGTGTTGTACCCTGAAAATATTTGGGAGCTCGAATCTAAGATCAAGTGA
- the LOC125858469 gene encoding 11-beta-hydroxysteroid dehydrogenase A-like produces the protein MVLLDLIHKFLNLVAPPFTLFTLLIFFPPYQFIKYFLSILGKIFSEDVAGKVVVITGASSGIGEHLAYEYARRGACLTIAARREKSLREVAERALDLGAPDVLVVPADVSKVEDCRRVTDKTMSHFGRLDHLVNNAGMTSVSLFEEIEDITNMRSIMDISFWGSVYMTRFAIPYLRYSEGRIIVLSSAASWIPAPRISLYSASKAAMVLFFEALRIEFGRDIKITLVTPGFVESEMTQGKFIDKTGKVDVNPQMRDVEVGITPVMKVEDCAKAIVNGACRGERYITVPSWFRVTYLWKVFCPDVVEWFLRLLYLSGWGASPEDAPSKKILDYTGVQKVLYPENIRELEPKTE, from the exons ATGGTGTTATTGGACTTGATTCACAAATTTCTCAACTTAGTAGCTCCTCCATTTACCTTATTTactttgttgattttctttccaCCTTATCAATTTATCAAGTACTTCCTTTCAATATTGGGTAAAATTTTCAGCGAGGATGTAGCTGGTAAAGTTGTTGTCATCACCGGAGCTTCTTCGGGCATCGGCGAG CATTTGGCCTATGAATATGCAAGAAGAGGTGCATGCTTAACCATTGCAGCCCGAAGGGAGAAGAGTCTACGTGAAGTAGCCGAACGGGCACTTGATCTAGGCGCCCCGGATGTTTTAGTCGTCCCAGCTGATGTTTCAAAAGTTGAAGATTGTAGAAGGGTTACTGATAAAACCATGAGTCACTTTGGACGAC TGGATCATCTTGTTAATAATGCTGGAATGACATCAGTTTCTCTGTTTGAAGAAATAGAAGACATTACTAACATGAGATCCATCATG GACATCAGCTTCTGGGGTTCAGTTTACATGACAAGGTTTGCGATTCCCTACCTGAGATATAGCGAAGGTAGAATCATTGTGCTTTCTTCTGCTGCATCTTGGATACCTGCTCCAAGAATTAGCCTTTACTCT GCAAGCAAAGCAGCGATGGTACTGTTTTTTGAGGCGTTAAGAATTGAATTCGGACGGGATATCAAAATAACATTGGTCACACCTGGCTTTGTTGAATCAGAAATGACGCAAGGGAAATTCATAGACAAGACTGGCAAAGTAGATGTTAATCCTCAAATGAGGGAT GTTGAAGTGGGCATAACCCCAGTGATGAAAGTAGAAGACTGTGCCAAGGCCATTGTGAATGGCGCTTGTCGAGGGGAGAGATACATTACTGTGCCATCTTGGTTCCGAGTCACCTACTTGTGGAAGGTTTTCTGTCCAGATGTTGTTGAGTGGTTTTTGAGGTTGTTGTACCTTTCCGGTTGGGGAGCTTCGCCAGAGGATGCTCCAAGCAAGAAAATATTGGATTACACTGGTGTTCAAAAAGTCTTGTACCCTGAAAATATCCGGGAGCTTGAACCTAAGACCGAGTGA